Proteins co-encoded in one Brassica oleracea var. oleracea cultivar TO1000 chromosome C4, BOL, whole genome shotgun sequence genomic window:
- the LOC106340043 gene encoding PTI1-like tyrosine-protein kinase 3: MDRDFHRRGGQVAKDRSPSSRFVRLDKPRSVDDLDIGKKGKMRRWLCCSCHVQESNHPRVEHNRSRTPPTRHYDYGRNDKKPPPPMKPAVLKEPPPIDVPTMSLAELKEKTENFGSKALIGEGSYGRVYYAKFNDGKAMAVKKLDNASEPETNVEFLTQVSKVSRLNNDNFVQLLGYCVEGNVRVLAYEFATMGSLHDILHGRKGVQGAQPGPTLEWMQRVRVAVDAAKGLEYLHEKVQPAVIHRDIRSSNVLLFEDFKAKIADYNLSNQAPDMAARLHSTRVLGTFGYHAPEYAMTGQLTQKSDVYSFGVVLLELLTGRKPVDHTMPRGQQSLVTWATPRLSEDKVKQCVDPKLKGEYPPKAVAKLAAVAALCVQYESEFRPNMSIVVKALQPLLRSSGAAAPPPNPHT; this comes from the exons ATGGATCGTGATTTTCATCGTCGTGGTGGTCAAGTG GCAAAGGATCGTTCACCGAGCAGCCGCTTTGTTCGGTTAGATAAACCGAGATCTGTAGACGATCTTGATATAGGCAAGAAAGGGAAGATGCGTAGGTGGTTGTGCTGTTCTTGTCATGTACAAGAATCTAACCACCCTAGAGTTGAACATAACCGATCCAGAACACCTCCTACTCGCCACTACGACTACG GACGTAATGATAAGAAACCACCACCTCCTATGAAGCCTGCCGTGTTGAAGGAGCCTCCTCCCATTGATGTACCTACAATGTCACTGGCTGAGCTCAAAGAAAAGACTGAGAACTTTGGATCTAAGGCTTTGATTGGGGAAGGATCCTATGGAAGAGTGTACTATGCAAAGTTTAATGATGGCAAGGCAATGGCTGTGAAAAAGCTTGATAATGCATCTGAACCAGAGACAAACGTTGAGTTCTTGACTCAGGTCTCCAAGGTTTCAAGGCTGAACAATGACAACTTTGTTCAGCTTCTTGGTTATTGCGTTGAAGGCAATGTTCGTGTCCTTGCTTATGAGTTTGCAACAATGGGATCATTGCATGACATCTTACACG GAAGAAAGGGAGTTCAAGGAGCACAACCTGGTCCTACACTTGAGTGGATGCAACGAGTCAGAGTTGCTGTTGATGCAGCTAAGGGATTAGAGTACTTACACGAGAAAGTTCAACCTGCTGTTATACACAGAGATATTCGTTCTAGCAATGTGCTTCTCTTTGAAGACTTCAAAGCCAAGATTGCTGATTACAATCTTTCAAACCAAGCTCCTGATATGGCTGCTCGTCTTCATTCCACTAGAGTTTTGGGGACATTCGGTTATCACGCACCAGA ATACGCAATGACAGGACAGTTGACACAGAAGAGTGATGTTTACAGTTTTGGAGTTGTGCTTTTGGAGCTTCTAACCGGGAGAAAACCGGTTGATCATACAATGCCTCGTGGTCAACAAAGTCTTGTCACTTGG GCTACTCCAAGGTTGAGTGAAGACAAAGTGAAGCAATGTGTTGATCCAAAACTCAAAGGAGAGTACCCTCCTAAAGCAGTTGCAAAG CTTGCAGCA